One window of the Streptomyces sp. TS71-3 genome contains the following:
- a CDS encoding glycosyltransferase family 87 protein — protein sequence MAARTARGIPAALWVVGAWAATRVVLLLWVLGALRFPGLDVTGDVSVIYHGWYEVLRTGHFPASDVAWQYPPGAALAVLSPALLPFLPYATAFFVLLLVADALVLGMLLRAARRPDRTVRGAWVWVVGVPLLGPTGYARYDLMVTAVGVAALLAGVHRPRLLGALAAFGALLKVWPALVLLGTRRGRATVRSWVTAAVVAAGLLLGAWAVVPGALSFLRFQEDRGTEVESLGALVLHVARNLGWPGEVALRYGSVEFLGPYVELVSTLAQVLSVLALGWLLVWRWRAGTWSAGTLADAAFTAVLMFTTTSRVISPQYMVWLVGLAAVCLLFRAGPMVPSALMVLAASLVTTLEFPVFFDHVVASDDWGILLLAVRNALLLAATVTAAAGLWRRTVRPFRRGAGEPGSLQEPEELVGSR from the coding sequence ATGGCGGCCAGGACGGCGCGCGGGATACCGGCGGCGCTGTGGGTCGTCGGCGCCTGGGCCGCCACCAGGGTCGTGCTGCTGCTGTGGGTGCTGGGCGCGCTGCGCTTCCCCGGCCTGGACGTCACCGGCGACGTGTCGGTGATCTACCACGGCTGGTACGAGGTGCTGCGCACCGGGCACTTCCCGGCCTCCGACGTCGCCTGGCAGTACCCGCCCGGCGCCGCGCTGGCGGTGCTCTCCCCCGCGCTGCTGCCGTTCCTGCCGTACGCCACGGCCTTCTTCGTGCTGCTGCTGGTGGCGGACGCGCTGGTGCTCGGCATGCTGCTGCGCGCGGCCCGGCGGCCGGACAGGACGGTGCGCGGCGCCTGGGTGTGGGTGGTGGGGGTACCGCTGCTCGGCCCGACCGGATACGCGCGCTACGACCTGATGGTGACGGCGGTGGGCGTCGCGGCCCTGCTCGCCGGTGTCCACCGGCCCCGGCTGCTGGGGGCGCTCGCGGCGTTCGGAGCGCTGCTGAAGGTGTGGCCCGCGCTGGTGCTGCTGGGCACCCGGCGCGGCCGGGCCACGGTGCGGTCCTGGGTGACGGCGGCCGTGGTCGCCGCGGGCCTGCTGCTGGGGGCGTGGGCGGTGGTGCCGGGGGCGCTGTCGTTCCTGCGTTTCCAGGAGGACCGCGGCACCGAGGTCGAGTCGCTGGGCGCCCTCGTGCTGCACGTGGCCCGGAACCTGGGCTGGCCGGGCGAGGTGGCGCTGCGCTACGGCTCGGTGGAGTTCCTGGGCCCGTACGTGGAGTTGGTGAGCACCCTGGCGCAGGTGCTGTCGGTGCTGGCGCTGGGCTGGCTGCTGGTGTGGCGGTGGCGGGCGGGCACCTGGTCGGCGGGCACGCTCGCGGACGCGGCCTTCACCGCCGTGCTGATGTTCACCACGACCAGCCGCGTGATCAGCCCCCAGTACATGGTGTGGCTGGTGGGGCTGGCCGCGGTGTGCCTGCTGTTCCGCGCGGGGCCGATGGTGCCGTCCGCGCTGATGGTGCTGGCCGCGTCCCTGGTGACGACGCTGGAGTTCCCCGTCTTCTTCGATCACGTGGTCGCGAGCGACGACTGGGGGATCCTGCTGCTTGCCGTCCGCAACGCCCTGCTGCTGGCCGCGACGGTCACCGCGGCCGCCGGGCTCTGGCGGCGCACGGTTCGGCCGTTCCGGCGGGGTGCCGGGGAGCCGGGGAGCCTCCAGGAGCCGGAGGAACTGGTCGGGTCCCGCTGA
- a CDS encoding glycosyltransferase family 4 protein, whose product MHRTLIVTNDFPPRQGGIQTFLHNIARRLDQDRVVVYASTWKRGEEGARATAAFDREQPFTVVRDRTTMLLPTPRMTGRAVELLREHGCTSVWFGAAAPLGLMAPALRRAGATRLVATTHGHEAGWAQLPGARQLLRRIGESTDTVTYLGEYTRRRIAAALTPEAAARMTHLPPGVDEKLFHPASGGDALRARLGLADRPVVLCVSRLVPRKGQDTLVRALPRVLARQPEAVLLLVGGGPYEKQLRALAERTGVAGSVRFTGPVPGEELPAHFGAGDVFAMPCRTRRGGLDVEGLGIVYLEASATGLPVVAGDSGGAPDAVLDGETGYVVRGAAPDAPARTADRILTLLADAGLRRAMGERGRHWVEEQWRWDLLAERLRTLL is encoded by the coding sequence ATGCACAGGACGCTCATCGTGACGAACGACTTCCCGCCCCGTCAGGGCGGCATCCAGACGTTCCTGCACAACATCGCCCGCCGGCTCGATCAGGACCGCGTCGTCGTCTACGCGTCCACCTGGAAGCGCGGCGAAGAGGGCGCCAGGGCCACCGCAGCCTTCGACCGCGAGCAGCCGTTCACCGTGGTGCGCGACCGCACCACGATGCTGCTGCCGACTCCCCGGATGACCGGCCGCGCCGTCGAGCTGCTGCGGGAACACGGTTGCACGTCCGTCTGGTTCGGGGCCGCCGCGCCGCTCGGCCTGATGGCGCCGGCGCTGCGCCGCGCGGGCGCCACACGGCTGGTCGCGACCACGCACGGCCACGAGGCCGGCTGGGCGCAGCTCCCGGGCGCACGGCAGCTCCTGCGCCGCATCGGCGAGTCCACGGACACGGTGACGTACCTCGGCGAGTACACGCGCCGCCGGATCGCCGCCGCACTGACGCCCGAGGCAGCGGCCCGCATGACCCACCTGCCGCCCGGCGTCGACGAGAAGCTCTTCCACCCCGCCTCGGGCGGCGACGCGCTGCGCGCCCGGCTCGGGCTCGCCGACCGGCCGGTGGTGCTCTGCGTGTCCCGGCTCGTGCCGCGCAAGGGTCAGGACACCCTGGTACGGGCCCTTCCGCGGGTGCTGGCCCGGCAGCCGGAGGCCGTGCTGCTGCTGGTGGGCGGCGGCCCCTACGAGAAGCAACTGCGTGCCCTGGCGGAGCGGACGGGAGTGGCCGGTTCCGTACGGTTCACCGGCCCGGTGCCCGGTGAGGAACTGCCGGCGCACTTCGGTGCGGGTGACGTCTTCGCGATGCCGTGCAGGACCCGGCGCGGCGGTCTCGACGTCGAGGGCCTCGGCATCGTCTACCTGGAGGCGTCCGCGACGGGCCTGCCCGTGGTGGCCGGCGACTCCGGCGGCGCCCCCGACGCGGTGCTTGACGGCGAGACCGGCTACGTGGTCCGCGGTGCGGCCCCCGATGCCCCCGCGCGGACCGCGGACCGCATCCTCACCCTCCTGGCCGACGCGGGCCTGCGCCGCGCGATGGGCGAGCGGGGCCGCCACTGGGTGGAGGAACAGTGGCGCTGGGACCTCTTGGCGGAACGCCTCAGAACCCTCCTCTGA